From the Streptomyces sp. KMM 9044 genome, one window contains:
- a CDS encoding ABC transporter ATP-binding protein translates to MTSAVTIPKPGGTGGRTAVAARARQVVKAYGSGETRVVALDHVDVDIARGRFTAIMGPSGSGKSTLMHCLAGLDTVTSGQIHLDETEITGLKDKKLTRLRRDRIGFIFQAFNLLPTLNAIENITLPMDIAGRKPDRPWLDRVVETVGLSDRLKHRPTQLSGGQQQRVAVARALAARPEIIFGDEPTGNLDSRAGAEVLGFLRRSVDDLGQTIVMVTHDPVAASYADRVLYLADGRIVDEMHKPTAEQVLDRMKDFDARGRTS, encoded by the coding sequence GTGACATCGGCTGTGACCATTCCCAAGCCCGGAGGAACTGGTGGGCGTACGGCCGTTGCCGCGCGGGCGCGGCAGGTCGTGAAGGCGTACGGGTCCGGGGAAACCCGTGTCGTCGCCCTGGACCACGTGGACGTGGACATCGCCCGCGGCCGGTTCACCGCGATCATGGGTCCGTCGGGGTCCGGCAAGTCCACGCTGATGCACTGTCTGGCCGGGCTCGACACGGTGACCAGCGGGCAGATCCACCTGGACGAGACGGAGATCACCGGGCTGAAGGACAAGAAGCTGACGCGGCTGCGCCGGGACCGGATCGGGTTCATCTTCCAGGCGTTCAACCTGCTGCCGACGCTGAACGCGATCGAGAACATCACGCTTCCCATGGACATCGCCGGCCGCAAGCCGGACCGGCCGTGGCTGGACCGGGTGGTGGAGACCGTCGGACTGTCCGACCGGCTGAAGCACCGGCCCACCCAGCTCTCCGGCGGGCAGCAGCAACGGGTGGCGGTGGCGCGGGCCCTGGCCGCCCGGCCGGAGATCATCTTCGGTGACGAGCCGACCGGAAACCTCGACTCGCGTGCGGGTGCCGAGGTCCTCGGCTTCCTGCGCCGCTCGGTCGACGACCTGGGCCAGACCATCGTGATGGTCACGCACGACCCGGTCGCCGCCTCCTACGCGGACCGGGTGCTGTATCTCGCCGACGGCCGCATCGTCGACGAGATGCACAAGCCGACGGCCGAGCAGGTCCTGGACCGCATGAAGGACTTCGACGCCCGGGGGCGTACGTCATGA
- a CDS encoding ABC transporter permease, with protein sequence MTVLKTSMRNFLAHKGRMALSAVAVLLSVAFVSGTLVFTDTMSTTFDKLFAATASDVTVSAKDASDGGETTSDTGKPPVIPESVLARVRDVDGVKSAEGALHSTALTVVDGDRESLSPTSGGPTIVGSWTANDARTMKITSGAAPEGPDQVMVDADTADKHRLELGDEISVISVVGTHAAKISGITDFTVTNPGAAIFFLDTKTAQQALIGESGVFTNVNATAADGVSDDRLKKNVVAALGGDYKVLTAEESVEAGQQDVEGFMSVMKYAMLGFAGIAFLVGIFLIINTFSMLVAQRTREIGLMRAIGSSRKQVNRSVLIEALLLGVVGSLLGVAAGVGLAVGLMKLMGAVGMELSTDDLTVAWTTPVVGLLLGVVVTVLAAYLPARRAGKISPMAALRDAGAPADARAGWIRGGVGTLLTAVGALALYLASAADKATEGSMWLGLGVVLSLVGFVLVGPLLAGGVVRVLGVVVLRVFGPVGRMAERNALRNPRRTGATGAALMIGLALVACLSVVGSSMVASATDELDRIVGTDFIIQPDSGQLLTPQAVKAVQETPGLERVTEYKWTEADFTTPDGKRLEDTAITAADPTYATDLRVETVEGKLSDAYRPDSMSVHEKFAEDHGIGLGSTIDVTFRDGETGTLTVRAITSSEAVVDAGAMYTSIETLARYVPADRMPLDILLFATAKEGQQEAAYTALKDSLHDYPQYTVRDRTDYKEALKDQIGQLLNMIYGLLALAIVVAILGVVNTLALSVVERTREIGLMRAIGLSRRQLRRMIRLESVVIALFGALLGLGLGMGWGATAQQLLALEGLKVLEIPWPTITGVFIGSAFVGLFAALVPAFRAGRMNVLNAIATE encoded by the coding sequence ATGACTGTCCTGAAGACCTCGATGCGCAACTTCCTCGCACACAAGGGGCGGATGGCGCTGTCGGCGGTGGCGGTGCTGCTGTCGGTGGCGTTCGTGTCCGGGACGCTGGTGTTCACGGACACGATGTCGACGACGTTCGACAAGCTGTTCGCGGCCACGGCGTCGGACGTCACGGTCAGCGCCAAGGACGCCTCCGACGGCGGCGAGACCACCTCCGACACCGGCAAGCCGCCGGTCATCCCCGAGTCCGTGCTCGCCCGGGTGCGGGACGTGGACGGGGTGAAGTCGGCCGAGGGGGCGTTGCACTCCACCGCGCTGACCGTCGTCGACGGCGACAGGGAGAGCCTCTCGCCCACCAGCGGCGGCCCGACCATCGTCGGCAGCTGGACCGCCAACGACGCCCGCACCATGAAGATCACCTCCGGTGCGGCGCCCGAGGGCCCCGACCAGGTCATGGTGGACGCCGACACCGCCGACAAGCACCGCCTGGAGCTCGGTGACGAGATCAGTGTCATCAGCGTGGTCGGCACGCACGCCGCGAAGATCTCCGGCATCACCGACTTCACCGTCACCAACCCCGGTGCCGCGATCTTCTTCCTGGACACGAAGACCGCCCAGCAGGCCCTGATCGGTGAGAGCGGCGTCTTCACCAACGTCAACGCCACGGCCGCCGACGGTGTCAGCGACGACCGGCTGAAGAAGAACGTCGTGGCCGCTCTGGGCGGCGACTACAAGGTGCTGACCGCCGAGGAGAGCGTGGAGGCCGGCCAGCAGGACGTCGAGGGCTTCATGAGCGTCATGAAGTACGCGATGCTCGGCTTCGCCGGGATCGCGTTCCTCGTCGGCATCTTCCTGATCATCAACACGTTCTCCATGCTGGTCGCCCAGCGCACCCGGGAGATCGGCCTGATGCGGGCCATCGGCTCCTCCCGCAAGCAGGTCAACCGTTCGGTGCTGATCGAGGCGCTGCTCCTGGGCGTCGTCGGGTCGCTGCTCGGGGTGGCCGCGGGCGTCGGGCTCGCGGTCGGGCTGATGAAGCTCATGGGCGCGGTCGGCATGGAGCTGTCCACCGACGACCTCACGGTCGCCTGGACGACCCCGGTGGTCGGGCTGCTCCTCGGTGTCGTCGTCACCGTTCTGGCCGCCTACCTGCCCGCGCGGCGGGCCGGGAAGATCTCCCCGATGGCCGCCCTGCGTGACGCGGGTGCCCCCGCGGACGCCAGGGCCGGCTGGATCAGGGGTGGCGTCGGCACGCTCCTGACCGCGGTCGGCGCGCTCGCGCTGTACCTCGCCTCGGCGGCGGACAAGGCCACCGAGGGCTCGATGTGGCTCGGCCTGGGGGTGGTGCTCTCGCTGGTCGGGTTCGTGCTCGTCGGCCCGCTGCTCGCCGGCGGTGTGGTCCGGGTGCTGGGCGTCGTCGTGCTGCGGGTCTTCGGTCCCGTGGGGCGGATGGCCGAGCGCAACGCCCTGCGCAACCCGCGCCGCACCGGCGCCACCGGTGCCGCGCTGATGATCGGGCTGGCCCTGGTGGCGTGCCTGTCGGTGGTCGGCTCGTCCATGGTGGCCTCCGCCACCGACGAGCTCGACAGGATCGTCGGCACGGACTTCATCATCCAGCCCGACAGCGGTCAGCTGCTCACCCCGCAGGCGGTGAAGGCGGTGCAGGAGACCCCGGGGCTGGAGCGCGTCACCGAGTACAAGTGGACCGAGGCGGACTTCACCACGCCCGACGGAAAGCGGCTCGAGGACACCGCGATCACCGCGGCCGACCCGACGTACGCCACCGACCTGCGGGTGGAGACGGTGGAGGGGAAGCTCTCCGACGCCTACCGGCCCGACTCGATGTCCGTCCACGAGAAGTTCGCCGAGGACCACGGCATCGGCCTCGGCTCGACGATCGACGTCACGTTCAGGGACGGGGAGACCGGCACGCTGACCGTCCGGGCGATCACCAGCAGTGAGGCCGTGGTCGACGCGGGTGCGATGTACACGTCGATCGAGACCCTCGCGAGGTACGTCCCGGCCGACCGGATGCCGCTGGACATACTGCTCTTCGCCACGGCGAAGGAGGGACAGCAGGAGGCCGCGTACACGGCGCTGAAGGACTCGCTGCACGACTACCCGCAGTACACCGTGCGCGACCGGACCGACTACAAGGAAGCGCTCAAGGACCAGATCGGCCAGCTGCTGAACATGATCTACGGCCTGCTGGCCCTGGCGATCGTCGTCGCGATCCTGGGTGTGGTGAACACCCTGGCCCTGTCGGTGGTCGAGCGGACGAGGGAGATCGGCCTGATGCGGGCCATCGGCCTCTCGCGCCGCCAGCTGCGCCGCATGATCCGCCTGGAGTCGGTCGTCATCGCCCTTTTCGGTGCCCTGCTGGGCCTGGGGCTCGGCATGGGCTGGGGCGCCACCGCCCAGCAGCTCCTCGCGCTGGAGGGCCTGAAGGTCCTCGAGATCCCGTGGCCGACGATCACCGGTGTGTTCATCGGCTCGGCGTTCGTGGGGCTGTTCGCGGCTCTGGTCCCGGCGTTCCGGGCGGGCCGGATGAACGTCCTGAACGCGATCGCCACGGAGTAG
- a CDS encoding class I SAM-dependent methyltransferase has protein sequence MESYGDVLLSSARDNERARLGGLTRALDPVSFQTLHDLGVEPGWRCLDVGAGTGTVNSWLSRTVHGPVTALDRDSTFLTRKRSHLDVVHADVNDTGFPPGEFDLVHARLLVRHLRQREELLPRMLSWVRPGGLLDLTDGVALHPEQYHHPAYRKVMTGHFLMMANVIGSDLHFASRYPRILTDLGLAKVGLLAHHPIIGMNPGFGTFVAHTREQCEIHLLADEVPMATLDEAIAHVRRPSTREMFIAMLTAWGRRPHEAAR, from the coding sequence ATGGAAAGTTACGGCGATGTGCTCCTCTCCTCGGCACGCGACAACGAACGGGCACGTCTGGGCGGGCTCACCCGGGCCCTGGACCCTGTCTCCTTCCAAACCCTGCACGACCTCGGGGTCGAGCCCGGCTGGCGCTGCCTCGACGTCGGAGCGGGAACCGGTACCGTCAACTCCTGGCTGAGCCGGACCGTCCACGGGCCGGTCACCGCGCTCGACCGCGACAGCACGTTCCTGACGCGGAAGCGGTCGCACCTCGATGTCGTGCACGCCGACGTCAACGACACCGGCTTCCCTCCGGGCGAGTTCGACCTCGTCCACGCCAGGCTGCTGGTGAGGCACCTGCGGCAGCGGGAGGAACTGCTGCCCCGCATGCTGTCCTGGGTGCGGCCGGGCGGGCTGCTGGACCTCACCGACGGTGTCGCCCTGCATCCCGAGCAGTACCACCACCCCGCCTACCGGAAGGTGATGACGGGACACTTCCTTATGATGGCGAACGTGATCGGCAGCGACCTCCACTTCGCCTCCCGGTACCCGCGGATCCTCACGGACCTCGGACTGGCCAAGGTCGGTCTGCTCGCACACCATCCGATCATCGGGATGAATCCGGGGTTCGGCACCTTCGTCGCGCACACGCGCGAGCAGTGCGAGATCCACCTGCTGGCCGACGAGGTGCCCATGGCCACACTGGACGAGGCCATCGCCCACGTGCGCCGGCCCTCGACCCGGGAGATGTTCATCGCGATGCTGACGGCATGGGGCCGCAGACCGCACGAGGCCGCCCGGTAG
- the mfd gene encoding transcription-repair coupling factor — translation MSLHGLLDAVVKDTALAEAISAAADGNRMHVDLVGPSAARPFAVAALARETGRTVLAVTATGREAEDLAAALRSMLPPEEVVEYPSWETLPHERLSPRSDTVGRRLAVLRRLAHPRADDPETGPVSVVVAPVRSVLQPQVKGLGELEPVALRTGGSADLNETVEALAAAAYARVELVEKRGEFAVRGGILDVFPPTEEHPLRVEFWGDDIEEIRYFKVADQRSLEVAEHGLWAPPCRELLLTEDVRERARVLAERHPELGELLGKIAEGIAVEGMESLAPVLVDDMELLLDVLPEGSMGVVCDPERVRTRASDLVATSQEFLQASWAATAGGGEAPIDVGAASLRSIADIRERARELEMMWWSVSPFAADESFASDGGSAGAGGGAEGSDTLKLGMRAPEAYRGDTARALADTKSWLADGWRTVFVTEGHGPAARTVEVLGGEGIPARLAGAADGKAGTGELGEIAPAVVHVACGSIDNGFVDPVLGLAVLTETDLSGQKASGREGARMPARRRKTIDPLTLEPGDHIVHEQHGVGRYIEMVQRTVQGATREYLVVEYAPAKRGQPGDRLYIPTDQLEQITKYVGGEAPTLHRLGGADWTKTKARAKKAVKEIAADLIKLYSARMAAPGHAFGGDTPWQRELEDAFPYAETPDQLTTIAEVKEDMEKTVPMDRLICGDVGYGKTEIAVRAAFKAVQDGKQVAVLVPTTLLVQQHFGTFGDRYAQFPVNVRALSRFQSDTEAKAVLEGLKDGSVDVVIGTHRLFSSETKFKDLGLVIVDEEQRFGVEHKEQLKKLRANVDVLTMSATPIPRTLEMAVTGIREMSTITTPPEERHPVLTFVGPYDQRQIGAAVRRELLREGQVFYIHNRVESIDRAAARLREIVPEARIATAHGQMSESALEQVVVDFWERKFDVLVSTTIVESGIDISNANTLIVERGDNFGLSQLHQLRGRVGRGRDRGYAYFLYPPEKPLTETAHERLATIAQHTEMGAGMYVAMKDLEIRGAGNLLGGEQSGHIAGVGFDLYVRMVGEAVADYRRQLETGGIQEEPPLEVKIELPVDAHVPHDYAPGERLRLQAYRAIAAADKEEDVTAVREELVDRYGTLPEPVENLLLVAGLRMLARACGVGEIVLQGNNIRFAPVELRESQELRLKRLYPGTVIKPTAHQVLVPRPKTAKVGGKPLVGRELLAWVGEFLTSVLGS, via the coding sequence ATGAGCCTGCACGGTCTGTTGGACGCCGTCGTCAAGGACACCGCCCTCGCGGAAGCGATCTCGGCGGCTGCCGACGGCAACCGCATGCACGTCGACCTGGTCGGCCCCTCCGCCGCCCGTCCGTTCGCGGTCGCCGCCCTCGCCCGGGAGACCGGCCGTACGGTGCTGGCCGTGACGGCGACCGGCCGGGAGGCCGAGGACCTGGCGGCGGCCCTGCGCTCCATGCTCCCGCCCGAGGAGGTCGTGGAGTACCCGTCCTGGGAGACGCTGCCGCACGAGCGGCTGAGCCCGCGCAGCGACACCGTGGGACGCCGGCTGGCCGTGCTGCGCCGGCTGGCGCACCCCCGCGCCGACGACCCGGAGACGGGCCCGGTGTCGGTCGTCGTCGCGCCCGTACGGTCCGTGCTCCAGCCACAGGTCAAGGGTCTGGGCGAGCTGGAGCCGGTCGCGCTGCGGACCGGAGGGAGCGCCGATCTGAACGAGACGGTCGAGGCGCTCGCCGCCGCCGCGTACGCGCGCGTGGAGCTGGTCGAGAAGCGCGGCGAGTTCGCCGTACGCGGCGGCATCCTCGACGTGTTCCCGCCCACCGAGGAACACCCCCTCCGGGTGGAGTTCTGGGGCGACGACATCGAGGAGATCCGTTACTTCAAGGTCGCCGACCAGCGCTCCCTGGAGGTGGCCGAGCACGGCCTGTGGGCCCCGCCCTGCCGTGAGCTGCTGCTCACCGAGGACGTACGGGAGCGTGCGCGGGTGCTGGCCGAGCGGCACCCGGAGCTGGGCGAGCTGCTCGGGAAGATCGCCGAGGGGATCGCGGTGGAGGGCATGGAGTCCCTCGCGCCGGTTCTGGTCGACGACATGGAACTGCTCCTCGACGTCCTGCCCGAGGGCAGCATGGGCGTCGTGTGCGACCCGGAGCGGGTGCGCACCCGCGCCTCGGACCTGGTGGCGACCTCGCAGGAGTTCCTGCAGGCGTCCTGGGCGGCCACCGCAGGGGGCGGCGAGGCGCCGATCGACGTCGGCGCGGCCTCCCTGCGGTCCATCGCGGACATCCGTGAACGGGCCCGCGAGCTGGAGATGATGTGGTGGTCGGTGTCGCCGTTCGCCGCCGACGAGTCGTTCGCGTCCGACGGCGGCAGTGCCGGGGCCGGCGGCGGGGCGGAGGGCTCGGACACCCTCAAGCTCGGCATGCGCGCCCCGGAGGCCTACCGGGGCGACACCGCGCGGGCGCTCGCCGACACCAAGAGCTGGCTGGCCGACGGCTGGCGCACGGTGTTCGTCACCGAGGGCCACGGCCCGGCAGCCCGCACCGTGGAGGTGCTGGGCGGCGAGGGCATCCCGGCCCGCCTGGCCGGGGCGGCCGACGGGAAGGCGGGGACGGGCGAGCTCGGCGAGATCGCCCCGGCCGTCGTCCACGTCGCCTGCGGTTCCATCGACAACGGCTTCGTCGACCCGGTGCTCGGACTGGCCGTGCTCACCGAGACCGACCTGTCCGGCCAGAAGGCGTCCGGCCGTGAGGGCGCCCGGATGCCGGCCCGGCGCCGCAAGACCATCGACCCGCTCACCCTGGAGCCGGGCGACCACATCGTCCACGAGCAGCACGGCGTCGGCCGCTACATCGAGATGGTGCAGCGCACCGTGCAGGGCGCGACCCGCGAGTACCTGGTGGTGGAGTACGCCCCCGCCAAGCGCGGCCAGCCCGGCGACCGCCTCTACATTCCCACCGACCAGCTGGAGCAGATCACCAAGTACGTCGGCGGCGAGGCGCCCACCCTGCACCGTCTCGGCGGCGCCGACTGGACCAAGACGAAGGCCCGCGCCAAGAAGGCCGTCAAGGAGATCGCCGCCGACCTGATCAAGCTGTACAGCGCGCGCATGGCAGCCCCCGGGCACGCCTTCGGCGGGGACACGCCCTGGCAGCGCGAGCTGGAGGACGCCTTCCCGTACGCGGAGACGCCCGACCAGCTCACCACCATCGCCGAGGTCAAGGAGGACATGGAGAAGACGGTCCCCATGGACCGGCTGATCTGCGGCGACGTCGGCTACGGCAAGACGGAGATCGCGGTGCGGGCCGCGTTCAAGGCGGTGCAGGACGGCAAGCAGGTCGCCGTCCTCGTCCCCACGACGCTGCTGGTGCAGCAGCACTTCGGGACCTTCGGCGACCGGTACGCGCAGTTCCCGGTGAACGTGCGGGCGCTGTCCCGGTTCCAGAGCGACACGGAGGCGAAGGCGGTCCTCGAGGGGCTGAAGGACGGCTCGGTGGACGTCGTCATCGGCACCCACCGGCTGTTCTCCTCGGAGACGAAGTTCAAGGACCTGGGCCTGGTCATCGTCGACGAGGAGCAGCGGTTCGGCGTCGAGCACAAGGAGCAGCTGAAGAAGCTGCGCGCCAACGTCGACGTGCTGACCATGTCCGCCACCCCGATCCCGCGCACCCTGGAGATGGCGGTCACCGGCATCCGTGAGATGTCGACGATCACCACGCCGCCGGAGGAGCGCCACCCGGTGCTCACTTTCGTCGGCCCGTACGACCAGCGGCAGATCGGCGCGGCCGTCCGCCGTGAACTGCTGCGCGAGGGGCAGGTCTTCTACATCCACAACCGGGTCGAGTCGATCGACCGCGCGGCGGCCCGGCTGCGCGAGATCGTGCCCGAGGCGCGCATCGCGACCGCCCACGGACAGATGTCGGAGTCGGCGCTGGAGCAGGTCGTCGTCGACTTCTGGGAGAGGAAGTTCGACGTGCTGGTGTCGACGACGATCGTCGAGTCCGGCATCGACATCTCCAACGCCAACACCCTGATCGTGGAACGCGGCGACAACTTCGGCCTGAGCCAGCTGCACCAGCTGCGCGGCCGGGTCGGCCGCGGGCGGGACCGCGGTTACGCGTACTTCCTGTACCCGCCGGAGAAGCCGCTGACGGAGACCGCGCACGAGCGCCTCGCGACGATCGCCCAGCACACCGAGATGGGCGCGGGCATGTACGTGGCGATGAAGGACCTGGAGATCCGCGGCGCCGGAAACCTGCTCGGCGGCGAGCAGTCGGGCCACATCGCGGGCGTCGGCTTCGACCTGTACGTCCGGATGGTCGGCGAGGCCGTCGCGGACTACCGGCGCCAGCTGGAGACCGGCGGGATCCAGGAGGAGCCGCCGCTCGAGGTCAAGATCGAGCTGCCCGTCGACGCGCACGTCCCGCACGACTACGCGCCCGGCGAGCGGCTGCGTCTGCAGGCGTACCGGGCGATCGCCGCCGCCGACAAGGAGGAGGACGTCACGGCGGTGCGCGAGGAACTCGTCGACCGCTACGGCACGTTGCCGGAGCCGGTGGAGAACCTGCTGCTGGTGGCGGGGCTGCGCATGCTCGCCCGCGCGTGCGGTGTCGGCGAGATCGTCCTGCAGGGCAACAACATCCGTTTCGCGCCGGTGGAGTTGCGGGAGTCCCAGGAACTCCGTCTCAAACGGCTCTACCCGGGCACGGTCATCAAACCGACCGCGCACCAGGTGCTGGTGCCCCGTCCGAAGACCGCGAAGGTGGGCGGGAAGCCGCTGGTCGGCCGGGAGCTGCTGGCGTGGGTCGGGGAGTTCCTGACGTCGGTCCTGGGGTCGTGA
- a CDS encoding antitoxin, which translates to MGILDKFKSNRSVQDKAKKASDAAEKEINKRTGGKHESQVDAGQRQAEKRFGLHRDRGRHDQA; encoded by the coding sequence ATGGGCATCCTCGACAAGTTCAAGAGCAACCGCTCGGTGCAGGACAAGGCGAAGAAGGCCTCCGACGCGGCGGAGAAGGAGATCAACAAGAGGACCGGCGGCAAGCACGAGAGCCAGGTCGACGCCGGACAGCGGCAGGCCGAGAAACGGTTCGGCCTGCACCGCGACCGGGGCCGCCACGACCAGGCGTAG
- a CDS encoding HNH endonuclease family protein, with protein sequence MAAVLLLAGCEVLEEGSGSPAESGGAAQAPDGRAVSPLDNPDGTEPGLTPLTGEADRADGRALIETVRTKGRGPKTGYDRDEFGYAWKDTADGVPFARNGCDTRNDLLKLHGRNVEFRTGSDCVVVSMDVYDPYTGKDIAWKKAKAAEVQIDHVVPLSYSWQMGASRWSKEKRQRLANDVLNLLPVSGSANSAKSDSGPASWLPSNKAIRCSYVVRFAQVAEKYELPVTASDKEMMLKQCGD encoded by the coding sequence CTGGCCGCCGTACTGCTCCTCGCCGGCTGCGAGGTCCTGGAGGAGGGGAGCGGTTCTCCCGCCGAGAGCGGCGGCGCGGCGCAGGCGCCGGACGGACGCGCCGTCAGCCCCCTGGACAACCCGGACGGCACCGAACCGGGCCTCACCCCGCTGACCGGGGAGGCGGACCGGGCCGACGGGCGTGCACTCATCGAGACGGTGCGAACCAAGGGGCGCGGGCCGAAGACGGGTTACGACCGCGACGAGTTCGGCTACGCCTGGAAGGACACGGCCGACGGAGTGCCGTTCGCCCGCAACGGTTGCGACACGCGGAACGACTTGCTGAAACTCCACGGGCGCAACGTCGAGTTCCGTACCGGTTCCGACTGCGTGGTCGTCTCGATGGACGTGTACGACCCGTACACGGGCAAGGACATCGCCTGGAAAAAGGCGAAAGCCGCCGAGGTCCAGATAGACCACGTGGTGCCGCTCTCGTACAGCTGGCAGATGGGCGCCTCCCGCTGGAGCAAGGAGAAGCGGCAGCGGCTGGCCAACGACGTGCTGAACCTCCTGCCGGTTTCGGGATCCGCGAACTCCGCCAAGAGTGACTCCGGGCCGGCGTCCTGGCTGCCGTCGAACAAGGCGATCCGGTGCTCTTACGTGGTGCGGTTCGCGCAGGTCGCGGAAAAATATGAGCTCCCAGTGACGGCCTCGGACAAGGAAATGATGCTCAAGCAGTGTGGGGACTGA